One genomic window of Solanum stenotomum isolate F172 chromosome 9, ASM1918654v1, whole genome shotgun sequence includes the following:
- the LOC125875563 gene encoding sucrose synthase encodes MAERVLTRVHSLRERLDATLAAHRNEILLFLSRIESHGKGILKPHQLLAEFESIHKEDKDKLNDHAFEEVLKSTQEAIVLPPWVALAIRLRPGVWEYVRVNVNALIVEELTVPEFLQFKEELVNGTSNDNFVLELDFEPFTASFPKPTLTKSIGNGVEFLNRHLSAKMFHDKESMTPLLEFLRVHHYKGKTMMLNDRIQNLYTLQKVLRKAEEYLTTLSPETSYSAFEHKFQEIGLERGWGDTAERVLEMICMLLDLLEAPDSCTLEKFLSRIPMVFNVVILSPHGYFAQENVLGYPDTGGQVVYILDQVPALEREMLKRIKEQGLDIKPRILIVTRLLPDAVGTTCGQRLEKVFGTEHSHILRVPFRTEKGIVRKWISRFEVWPYMETFIEDVGKEITAELQAKPDLIIGNYSEGNLAASLLAHKLGVTQCTIAHALEKTKYPDSDIYLNKFDEKYHFSAQFTADLIAMNHTDFIITSTFQEIAGSKDTVGQYESHMAFTMPGLYRVVHGIDVFDPKFNIVSPGADVNLYFPYSEKEKRLTTFHPEIEDLLFSDVENEEHLCVLKDRNKPIIFTMARLDRVKNLTGLVEWYAKNPRLRELVNLVVVGGDRRKESKDLEEQAEMKKMYELIKTHNLNGQFRWISSQMNRVRNGELYRYIADTRGAFVQPAFYEAFGLTVVEAMSCGLPTFATNQGGPAEIIVHGKSGFQIDPYHGEQAADLLADFFEKCKVDPSHWEAISEGGLKRIQEKYTWQIYSDRLLTLAAVYGFWKHVSKLDRLEIRRYLEMFYALKFRKLAQLVPLAVE; translated from the exons ATGGCTGAACGTGTTCTGACTCGTGTTCACAGCCTTCGTGAACGTCTTGATGCTACTTTGGCTGCTCATCGCAATGAAATTTTGCTCTTTCTTTCAAG GATCGAAAGCCATGGTAAAGGGATCTTGAAACCTCACCAGCTTCTGGCTGAGTTTGAATCAATTCACAAAGAAGACAAAGACAAACTGAATGATCATGCCTTTGAAGAAGTCCTGAAATCCACTCAG GAAGCAATTGTTTTACCCCCATGGGTTGCACTTGCTATTCGTCTGAGGCCCGGTGTGTGGGAATATGTCCGTGTGAATGTTAATGCTCTTATTGTTGAGGAGCTGACTGTGCCTGAGTTTTTGCAATTCAAGGAAGAACTTGTTAATGGAAC TTCCAACGAtaactttgttcttgaattggattTTGAGCCCTTCACTGCATCATTTCCCAAACCAACCCTCACCAAATCAATTGGAAATGGAGTTGAATTCCTCAACAGGCACCTCTCTGCCAAAATGTTCCATGACAAGGAAAGCATGACCCCTCTTCTCGAGTTTCTTCGAGTTCACCACTACAAGGGAAAG ACAATGATGCTAAATGATagaattcagaatttgtatactCTCCAAAAAGTCCTGAGGAAGGCTGAGGAATACCTCACCACCCTTTCCCCAGAAACGTCATACTCGGCATTTGAGCACAAGTTCCAAGAAATTGGCTTGGAGAGGGGTTGGGGTGACACCGCAGAGCGAGTTCTAGAGATGATCTGCATGCTCCTGGATCTCCTCGAGGCTCCTGACTCATGTACTCTTGAGAAGTTCCTTAGTAGAATTCCTATGGTTTTCAATGTAGTTATACTTTCACCTCATGGATATTTCGCCCAGGAAAATGTCTTGGGTTACCCCGACACTGGTGGCCAG GTTGTCTATATTTTGGATCAAGTTCCTGCCTTGGAGCGTGAGATGCTCAAGCGCATAAAGGAGCAAGGACTTGATATCAAACCACGTATtcttatt GTTACTCGGCTGCTCCCTGATGCAGTTGGTACCACTTGTGGTCAGCGACTCGAGAAGGTATTTGGAACTGAGCATTCACATATTCTTAGGGTCCCCTTTAGGACTGAAAAGGGCATTGTTCGCAAATGGATCTCTCGTTTTGAAGTCTGGCCATACATGGAGACTTTCATTGAG GATGTGGGGAAAGAGATAACCGCAGAACTGCAAGCTAAGCCTGATCTTATTATCGGAAACTATAGCGAGGGAAACCTTGCAGCCTCCTTGTTGGCTCACAAGTTAGGCGTAACACAG TGCACCATTGCTCATGCATTGGAGAAAACCAAATATCCTGATTCTGACATTTACTTGAACAAATTTGACGAGAAATACCACTTCTCAGCTCAGTTTACTGCTGATCTTATAGCAATGAATCACACTGATTTCATCATCACCAGCACCTTCCAGGAGATAGCAGGAAG caAGGACACCGTTGGACAGTATGAGAGCCACATGGCCTTCACAATGCCTGGATTGTATAGAGTTGTTCATGGCATTGATGTGTTCGATCCCAAATTCAACATTGTGTCACCAGGAGCTGATGTGAATCTCTATTTCCCATACTCCGAAAAGGAAAAGAGATTGACAACTTTTCACCCTGAAATCGAAGACTTGCTGTTTAGCGATGTCGAGAATGAAGAACACCT GTGTGTGTTGAAGGACAGGAATAAGCCCATCATATTCACCATGGCAAGATTGGACCGAGTGAAGAACTTAACTGGACTCGTCGAGTGGTATGCTAAGAATCCACGACTAAGGGAGTTGGTTAACCTTGTTGTGGTTGGTGGAGACCGAAGAAAGGAATCCAAAGACTTGGAAGAGCAGGCAGAGATGAAGAAGATGTATGAACTTATAAAGACTCACAATTTGAATGGCCAGTTCCGATGGATTTCTTCCCAGATGAACCGTGTGAGGAATGGGGAACTCTACAGGTACATTGCTGACACCAGGGGAGCTTTCGTGCAGCCTGCATTCTACGAGGCTTTCGGTCTGACTGTTGTTGAGGCCATGAGCTGCGGTTTGCCTACATTTGCAACAAATCAAGGTGGTCCAGCTGAGATCATTGTTCACGGAAAGTCTGGTTTCCAAATTGATCCATACCATGGCGAGCAGGCTGCTGATCTTCTCGCTGATTTCTTTGAGAAATGTAAGGTAGACCCTTCACATTGGGAAGCCATTTCTGAGGGTGGCCTTAAGCGTATACAAGAGAA GTACACATGGCAAATCTACTCCGATCGGCTGTTGACACTAGCTGCTGTTTACGGGTTCTGGAAGCACGTTTCCAAGCTCGATCGTCTTGAAATTCGTCGTTATCTTGAGATGTTTTATGCTCTCAAATTCCGCAAGCTG GCTCAACTTGTTCCATTGGCTGTTGAGTAA